One Paracoccaceae bacterium genomic region harbors:
- a CDS encoding winged helix-turn-helix transcriptional regulator, with amino-acid sequence MTTTSPNARALAALGHDARLSIFRLLVRAGDEGLRVGDIGDHLGLAPSTLAHHLSALVDAGLVVQAKQGREVFNRVDFPVMRGLVGFLTAECCAGVALRPSEDAA; translated from the coding sequence ATGACCACAACCAGCCCCAACGCCCGCGCGCTTGCCGCCCTTGGCCACGATGCCCGCCTGTCGATCTTTCGCCTGCTCGTCAGGGCCGGGGACGAGGGGCTGCGGGTCGGCGATATCGGCGATCATCTGGGCCTCGCGCCGTCGACGCTCGCCCATCATCTGTCGGCGCTGGTGGATGCGGGGCTTGTGGTGCAGGCCAAGCAGGGCCGCGAGGTGTTCAACCGGGTCGACTTTCCCGTGATGCGCGGCCTTGTCGGGTTCCTGACCGCCGAATGCTGCGCCGGTGTCGCCCTGCGGCCGTCGGAGGATGCCGCATGA
- the ppk2 gene encoding polyphosphate kinase 2, with amino-acid sequence MDETTGGGDWSDWLAAELADLLDEDHEIELEDATLSREISRLYKDSHPDAMDRRSYLANLIRLQSELIKLQDWVVHHRKKIVIIFEGRDSAGKGGVIKRITQRLNPRVVRTVALPAPSDRERTQWYFQRYVPHLPAGGEIVLFDRSWYNRAGVERVMGFADETQVEQFFRDAPEFERMLVRSGVTLVKYWFSITDAEQQMRFLMRIHDPMKQWKLSPMDLQSRVRWEGYTKAKEEMFARTNIPEAPWYIVEGNDKKRARLNCIDHFLGLIPYAPVPHDEITLPDRVFNPDYERAVLPPELYVPSKY; translated from the coding sequence ATGGACGAGACGACAGGCGGCGGGGACTGGAGCGACTGGCTGGCGGCCGAGCTGGCCGACCTGCTGGACGAGGACCACGAGATCGAACTGGAAGATGCGACGCTGTCGCGCGAGATCTCCAGGCTTTACAAGGACAGCCATCCCGATGCGATGGACCGCCGCAGCTATCTGGCGAACCTGATCCGGCTTCAGTCCGAGCTGATCAAGCTGCAGGACTGGGTGGTGCATCACCGCAAGAAGATCGTGATCATCTTCGAGGGCCGTGACAGCGCCGGAAAAGGTGGCGTGATCAAGCGGATAACGCAGCGGCTGAACCCCCGGGTGGTGCGCACGGTGGCCCTGCCCGCGCCATCCGACCGCGAGCGCACGCAGTGGTATTTCCAGCGCTATGTCCCGCATCTGCCGGCCGGCGGCGAGATCGTGCTGTTCGACCGGTCCTGGTATAACCGGGCCGGTGTGGAGCGGGTGATGGGATTTGCCGACGAGACGCAGGTGGAACAGTTCTTCCGCGACGCGCCCGAGTTCGAGCGGATGCTGGTGCGTTCTGGCGTAACCCTTGTAAAGTATTGGTTTTCCATCACCGACGCGGAACAGCAGATGCGGTTCCTGATGCGCATCCACGATCCGATGAAGCAGTGGAAGCTGTCGCCCATGGACCTGCAGAGCCGCGTCCGGTGGGAGGGCTATACCAAGGCGAAGGAAGAGATGTTCGCCCGCACCAACATCCCCGAGGCGCCCTGGTACATCGTCGAGGGCAACGACAAGAAGCGCGCGCGGCTGAACTGCATCGACCATTTCCTGGGGCTGATCCCCTATGCCCCGGTGCCGCATGACGAGATCACCCTGCCTGACCGGGTGTTCAACCCCGACTATGAACGGGCCGTCCTGCCGCCGGAACTTTACGTTCCGTCGAAGTACTGA
- a CDS encoding hemolysin III family protein — MTQPPAPRSAHARAEYMSDAAVHVAGLALVAGAVPVLIVLTAMLRGDAPALLGAAVYGATLALMILCSALYNMIPRPDWAWLLQRLDHSAIYLKIAGTYTTFALISGQGATVLAGVWAAALAGVALKLVSPRRFRWTAIGLYLAMGWVGVVAGGDLMAALPPAAVTLMVAGGLIYTAGVAFYLWDRLPFHNTVWHVFVLAATAVFYAAVLVTVVSDATPAGGAAGMVRGAVQPL, encoded by the coding sequence ATGACCCAACCCCCCGCACCCCGTTCCGCCCATGCCCGCGCCGAATACATGTCGGACGCGGCGGTGCATGTGGCGGGGCTGGCGCTGGTGGCGGGGGCTGTGCCCGTGCTGATCGTCCTGACGGCGATGCTGCGGGGCGATGCGCCCGCGCTGCTGGGCGCCGCGGTCTACGGCGCGACGCTTGCCCTGATGATCCTGTGTTCGGCGCTCTACAACATGATCCCACGGCCAGACTGGGCCTGGTTGCTGCAACGCCTCGATCACTCGGCGATTTATCTCAAGATTGCAGGAACTTATACCACCTTTGCGCTGATCTCGGGGCAGGGGGCCACGGTGCTGGCGGGGGTCTGGGCGGCGGCGCTGGCCGGGGTCGCGCTGAAGCTCGTGTCGCCCCGGCGGTTCCGCTGGACGGCGATCGGCCTCTACCTTGCGATGGGCTGGGTCGGCGTGGTGGCGGGGGGCGACCTGATGGCGGCCCTGCCGCCCGCCGCCGTCACGCTGATGGTGGCGGGCGGACTGATCTACACCGCCGGGGTCGCCTTCTATCTCTGGGATCGGCTGCCCTTCCACAACACGGTCTGGCATGTCTTCGTGCTGGCGGCGACGGCGGTGTTCTATGCCGCGGTCTTGGTGACGGTGGTGTCCGATGCCACCCCGGCAGGCGGTGCTGCCGGGATGGTGCGGGGGGCGGTTCAGCCCTTGTGA